A window of Ranitomeya variabilis isolate aRanVar5 chromosome 2, aRanVar5.hap1, whole genome shotgun sequence contains these coding sequences:
- the POLR2H gene encoding DNA-directed RNA polymerases I, II, and III subunit RPABC3, which produces MAGILFEDIFDVKDIDPEGRKFDRVSRLHCESESFKMDLILDVNIQIYPVDLGDKFRLVIANTLYEDGTLDDGEYNPNDDRPSRADQFEYVMYGKVYRIEGDETSTEAATRLSAYVSYGGLLMRLQGDANNLHGFEVDSRIYLMMKKLAF; this is translated from the exons ATGGCCGGAATTTTGTTTGAAGATATCTTTGATGTGAAGGATATTGATCCTGAAGGACGAAAGTTTGATCGAG tttcaagGCTACATTGTGAAAGTGAGTCCTTTAAGATGGATCTGATTCTTGATGTAAATATACAAATTTATCCTGTGGATCTGG GTGATAAATTCCGATTGGTTATTGCCAACACCCTATATGAGGATGGGACACTTGATGATGGCGAATACAATCCTAATGATGACCGTCCTTCCAG agCTGACCAGTTTGAATACGTTATGTATGGAAAAGTATATCGGATAGAAGGAGATGAAACGTCCACCGAAGCTGCCACTCGCTT gtCGGCATATGTGTCATATGGTGGTTTGCTAATGAGGCTACAGGGTGACGCTAATAACCTGCATGGGTTTGAGGTTGATTCCCGCATTTACCTTATGATGAAGAAATTGGCCTTCTGA